A region from the Arthrobacter gengyunqii genome encodes:
- the pdhA gene encoding pyruvate dehydrogenase (acetyl-transferring) E1 component subunit alpha has product MDLKDLAVRAEADSSRLPEDEAGNAGRGSLDREAAPEMVQMLSPEGELLLHGPYGAYAAELGAEELRGLYRDMFTIRRFDQEATALQRQGELVMWVPMTGQEGAQIGSGRALQPQDYVFPTYREHGVALTRGLELSSLLRRFRGVSHGGWNPAEANFHLYTLVLAAQVPHAVGYAMGMARDRKMDPQLPEAATVAYFGDGASSEGDVHEAMVFAASYDAPVVFFCQNNHWAISVPTEVQSRIPLANRAKGYGFPGIRVDGNDVIAVRAVTSWALEHARSGKGPVLIEAFTYRMSAHTTADDPTKYRLSADEEAWISRDPLSRLEKHLRAAGLADDEFFEGLEADGQAMADKLREDVLGMSSPGFADAFTDVYAEAHPLIQEELEFHRRYEAGFADPEEPTE; this is encoded by the coding sequence ATGGATCTGAAGGACCTGGCTGTCCGGGCGGAGGCCGATTCTTCGCGCCTGCCCGAAGACGAGGCCGGCAACGCGGGCCGCGGCTCCCTGGACAGGGAGGCCGCCCCGGAGATGGTGCAGATGCTCAGCCCCGAGGGTGAGCTTCTCCTGCACGGACCCTATGGCGCCTACGCCGCTGAACTGGGCGCCGAGGAGCTTCGCGGCCTGTACCGCGACATGTTCACCATCCGCCGGTTCGATCAGGAAGCCACGGCCCTGCAGCGTCAGGGGGAGCTGGTGATGTGGGTGCCGATGACGGGGCAGGAAGGGGCGCAAATCGGTTCCGGCCGTGCCCTGCAGCCCCAGGACTACGTCTTTCCCACGTACCGGGAGCACGGCGTTGCGCTGACCCGAGGTCTGGAACTGTCCTCTCTCCTGCGCCGGTTCCGCGGTGTGTCCCACGGCGGATGGAACCCCGCCGAGGCCAACTTCCATCTCTACACCCTGGTCCTGGCTGCGCAGGTTCCGCACGCCGTGGGGTACGCCATGGGCATGGCGCGGGACCGGAAGATGGATCCGCAGCTGCCGGAAGCCGCCACCGTGGCTTACTTCGGCGACGGGGCCAGCTCCGAGGGGGATGTCCACGAGGCCATGGTTTTCGCGGCCTCCTATGACGCGCCCGTGGTCTTCTTCTGCCAGAACAACCACTGGGCCATCTCCGTGCCCACTGAAGTGCAGTCACGCATTCCCCTCGCCAACCGCGCCAAGGGCTATGGGTTCCCGGGCATCCGGGTGGACGGCAATGACGTCATCGCCGTCCGGGCCGTCACCAGCTGGGCCCTGGAACACGCCCGTTCCGGCAAAGGACCCGTATTGATCGAGGCGTTCACTTACCGGATGAGTGCCCACACGACCGCCGACGACCCCACGAAGTACCGTCTCAGCGCCGACGAAGAAGCCTGGATCTCACGTGATCCGCTGAGCCGGCTGGAGAAGCACCTCCGTGCCGCAGGCCTTGCAGACGATGAGTTCTTCGAGGGGCTCGAAGCGGACGGCCAGGCCATGGCGGACAAGTTGCGGGAAGATGTGCTGGGCATGTCATCGCCCGGATTCGCTGACGCCTTCACCGACGTCTACGCCGAAGCGCATCCGCTGATCCAGGAGGAACTGGAATTCCACCGCCGGTATGAAGCCGGCTTTGCGGACCCCGAGGAGCCCACCGAATGA
- a CDS encoding histidinol-phosphate transaminase has protein sequence MTTTEKDTNAADVRAPEIRPRTVMGKLPRYTAGKPPAVIDGLQSYKLSSNENSFPPLPAVLEALGNRQDINRYPDPLSTALRTELSAFLDVPAEDIVTGAGSLGALNQILATFAGQDEYGVPDEVIYPWRSFEAYPISVGLSGADSVQVPLRADGTHDLEAMAAVVTSRTRVILLCTPNNPTGPALTSVQVEDFLAKVPSDVLVVIDEAYEDFVRDPDAVNGIDMYRRHPNVVVLRTFSKGAGLAGLRVGYSVSHPPVTQYLRVAAVPFAVSQLAETAAVASLRHHGELVERIQGLVQERTRVVDGLRELGWRIPDAQGNFVWLELGEDTPGFAALAEQQALAVRAFGSEGIRVTIGEDEANTRFLALCATYTKGPRVS, from the coding sequence ATGACCACCACCGAAAAGGACACCAACGCCGCCGACGTCCGGGCACCCGAGATCCGCCCCCGCACTGTGATGGGGAAGCTGCCCCGCTACACTGCGGGCAAACCGCCGGCGGTCATCGACGGACTGCAGAGCTACAAGCTGTCCTCCAACGAGAATTCGTTTCCGCCGCTGCCGGCCGTGCTTGAAGCTCTCGGCAACCGGCAGGACATCAACCGGTACCCGGATCCGTTGTCCACGGCCCTGCGGACCGAACTCTCGGCTTTTCTGGATGTGCCGGCCGAGGACATCGTCACCGGTGCCGGCAGCCTGGGAGCGCTGAACCAGATCCTTGCCACCTTCGCCGGACAGGACGAATACGGCGTTCCGGATGAGGTCATTTACCCGTGGCGCTCCTTCGAGGCCTACCCCATCAGTGTGGGACTGTCCGGAGCGGACAGCGTACAGGTGCCGCTGCGTGCAGACGGCACCCATGACCTGGAAGCCATGGCGGCCGTTGTCACCTCCCGGACCCGCGTCATCCTGCTGTGCACGCCCAACAACCCCACCGGCCCCGCCCTGACATCCGTACAGGTTGAGGACTTCCTGGCCAAGGTGCCGTCGGACGTGCTGGTGGTGATCGACGAAGCGTATGAGGACTTTGTCCGGGATCCCGACGCCGTCAACGGCATCGACATGTACCGGAGACACCCCAACGTGGTGGTGCTGCGGACCTTCTCCAAGGGTGCCGGGCTGGCGGGGCTGCGTGTCGGCTACTCCGTGTCGCACCCGCCCGTAACCCAGTATCTGCGGGTGGCCGCTGTGCCGTTTGCGGTCTCCCAGCTTGCCGAAACGGCCGCCGTGGCTTCCCTGCGGCACCACGGGGAACTTGTGGAAAGAATACAAGGGCTGGTTCAGGAGCGGACACGCGTCGTCGACGGTTTGAGGGAACTCGGATGGCGCATTCCCGACGCGCAGGGGAACTTCGTCTGGCTTGAGCTTGGGGAGGATACCCCCGGGTTTGCAGCGCTGGCCGAGCAGCAGGCGCTGGCTGTGAGGGCGTTCGGCAGCGAGGGGATCCGGGTCACGATCGGCGAAGACGAAGCCAACACAAGATTCCTTGCCCTCTGTGCGACTTATACAAAGGGACCACGGGTTTCCTAG
- a CDS encoding phage holin family protein: protein MRFLIQIIINALALYVAAWLLPGITIIETGGAVTGSPTVDLVLAFLFIGLLFGIVNALIRPIVKLLALPLTILTLGLFTIIINAGMLMLTSWLSSYTPVDFSVDSFFWTAILASIIISLVSMVAGALTGTRR, encoded by the coding sequence ATGCGCTTCCTGATTCAGATCATCATCAATGCCCTCGCCCTGTATGTCGCGGCATGGCTGCTCCCCGGCATCACGATCATCGAAACGGGCGGCGCCGTGACGGGCAGCCCCACCGTCGATCTTGTGCTGGCTTTCCTGTTCATTGGACTGCTGTTCGGCATTGTCAACGCGCTCATTCGGCCAATCGTCAAACTGCTGGCGCTGCCGCTGACCATTCTGACGCTTGGGCTTTTCACGATCATCATCAACGCGGGAATGCTCATGCTGACTTCCTGGCTGAGCAGTTACACCCCGGTTGATTTCAGCGTGGATTCCTTTTTCTGGACCGCGATCCTCGCGTCAATCATCATCAGCCTGGTGTCCATGGTGGCCGGTGCACTGACGGGGACCCGCCGCTAG
- the purB gene encoding adenylosuccinate lyase, whose protein sequence is MAETAAPRVPLASVTPAIALGPLDGRYRGVTAPLVDYLSEAALNRDRTHVEVEWLIHLTSNSVLPGTSPLSEGQQAQLREIVTGFDGASITELAEIEQVTVHDVKAVEYYIGRRLAAIGIENLTALVHFGCTSEDVNNLSYALGVKGAVENVWLPAAHDLVDRITVMAEETRSVPMLSRTHGQPATPTTLGKELAVTAHRLTRQLRRIEKTEYLGKINGATGTYAAHYASVPDADWQQVARSFVEGLGLTWNPLTTQIESHDWQAELYADMARFNRILHNFCTDVWSYISIGYFKQIPVAGATGSSTMPHKVNPIRFENAEANLEISNGLLDTLASTLVTSRWQRDLTDSSSQRNIGVAFGHSVLAISNVAKGLERLDVADDVLAADLDTNWEVLGEAIQMVMRAEAIAGAPGMENPYERLKDLTRGHRVDAERMREFVTGLGLPAEAEARLLDLTPGKYIGIADSLVDHVTK, encoded by the coding sequence ATGGCTGAAACCGCTGCTCCCCGCGTCCCCCTTGCCTCCGTCACTCCCGCCATTGCCCTTGGCCCGCTGGACGGCCGCTACCGCGGCGTCACGGCACCGCTGGTGGACTACCTGTCTGAAGCGGCCCTGAACCGCGACCGCACGCACGTGGAAGTGGAGTGGCTGATCCACCTCACCTCCAACTCCGTGCTGCCGGGCACCTCCCCGCTCAGCGAAGGGCAGCAGGCACAGCTGCGCGAAATCGTCACCGGCTTCGACGGCGCCTCCATCACGGAACTGGCCGAGATTGAGCAGGTCACCGTCCATGACGTGAAGGCCGTGGAATACTACATCGGCCGCCGGCTGGCAGCGATCGGCATCGAGAACCTGACCGCCCTGGTGCACTTCGGCTGCACCTCCGAGGACGTCAACAACCTCTCCTACGCGCTGGGCGTCAAGGGTGCCGTGGAAAACGTGTGGCTGCCCGCCGCCCATGACCTGGTGGACCGGATCACCGTCATGGCCGAAGAAACCCGCTCCGTGCCGATGCTCTCGCGCACCCACGGCCAGCCGGCTACGCCCACCACGCTGGGCAAGGAACTGGCCGTCACTGCGCACCGCCTCACCCGCCAGTTGCGCCGGATCGAAAAGACCGAGTACCTGGGCAAGATCAACGGTGCCACCGGCACCTATGCCGCGCATTACGCTTCAGTGCCCGACGCCGACTGGCAGCAGGTGGCCCGCAGCTTCGTGGAGGGGCTGGGCCTGACCTGGAACCCGCTCACCACGCAGATTGAGTCCCACGACTGGCAGGCCGAGCTCTACGCGGACATGGCCCGCTTCAACCGGATCCTGCACAACTTCTGCACGGATGTGTGGAGCTACATCTCCATTGGCTACTTCAAGCAGATTCCGGTGGCCGGCGCCACGGGTTCGTCCACCATGCCGCATAAGGTCAATCCGATCCGCTTCGAAAACGCCGAGGCCAACCTGGAGATTTCCAACGGCCTGCTGGACACCCTGGCCTCCACCCTGGTGACGTCCCGCTGGCAGCGCGACCTCACGGACTCCTCCTCGCAGCGCAACATCGGCGTGGCCTTTGGCCACTCCGTGCTGGCCATCTCCAACGTGGCCAAGGGTCTGGAGCGCCTGGATGTGGCCGACGATGTCCTCGCCGCGGATCTGGATACCAACTGGGAGGTGCTCGGCGAAGCCATCCAGATGGTGATGCGCGCCGAGGCCATCGCCGGCGCCCCCGGCATGGAGAACCCGTACGAGCGGCTGAAGGACCTGACCCGCGGCCACCGCGTGGACGCGGAACGGATGCGCGAATTCGTCACCGGCCTGGGCCTGCCCGCCGAGGCAGAAGCACGCCTGCTGGACCTCACCCCTGGCAAGTACATCGGCATTGCCGATTCCCTGGTGGACCACGTCACCAAGTAG
- a CDS encoding VOC family protein, translating to MTGFPQLLHTVLDTTDVRALAEFYRRLLGLRYRPGDEPAPEDAPDDVDWLVLTDAHGNRKLAFQHVEQLGRTTWPRPDVPMQMHLDLTVPDRQALEDQHSRAMALGAELLFDRTDDPDEPLYVYADPAGHPFCIFVA from the coding sequence ATGACCGGTTTCCCGCAGCTGCTCCACACGGTTTTGGACACTACCGATGTGCGGGCGCTGGCGGAGTTCTACCGTCGGCTTCTCGGACTCCGGTACCGGCCCGGCGACGAGCCCGCGCCGGAAGACGCCCCCGACGACGTCGACTGGCTGGTGCTGACCGACGCGCACGGCAACCGCAAACTCGCTTTTCAGCACGTGGAACAGCTTGGACGGACCACCTGGCCCAGGCCTGATGTGCCCATGCAGATGCACCTTGACCTCACCGTTCCCGACCGTCAGGCGCTCGAAGACCAGCACTCCAGGGCAATGGCGCTGGGTGCTGAACTCCTTTTCGACCGTACGGATGATCCCGATGAGCCGTTATACGTCTACGCCGACCCGGCCGGGCACCCGTTCTGCATCTTTGTAGCCTGA
- the rlmN gene encoding 23S rRNA (adenine(2503)-C(2))-methyltransferase RlmN — translation MTSLDTSPANPSKPVGTSKAQLQARKTQVRPATEGWEQAKEPDGRPLLQFKSPRVSQPPVHLADLTLPERQAKLKELGLPAFRAKQLSVHYFQHYTTDPEAMSDLPKERRDDLVKEMFPTLLTEVKRLTTDNGDTIKFLWRLFDGSLVESVLMRYPGRITLCVSSQCGCGMNCPFCATGQAGLTRNMSTAEILDQIVQANRVIKEGGLGGKRRDGGHDAERVTNIVFMGMGEPLANYKRVMNAVHRMAAEVPEGLGMSARNITVSTVGLVPAINKLAEENIPVTFALSLHAPDDELRDELIPVNSRWKVDEALDAAYNYYRVTGRRVSIEYALIKDMNDHPWRADLLAKKLNARGRGWVHVNPIPLNPTPGSIWTSPEPHVTREFINHLIDAGIPTTLRDTRGKEIDGACGQLAAAD, via the coding sequence ATGACTTCCCTCGATACTTCCCCCGCAAACCCGTCCAAGCCGGTTGGCACCTCCAAGGCCCAGCTGCAGGCACGGAAGACGCAGGTGCGGCCCGCCACCGAGGGCTGGGAACAGGCCAAGGAACCCGACGGCCGCCCGCTGCTTCAGTTCAAGTCCCCGCGGGTGTCGCAGCCGCCGGTCCACCTGGCTGACCTGACCCTGCCCGAACGTCAGGCCAAGCTCAAGGAGCTGGGCCTTCCGGCCTTCCGCGCCAAGCAGCTGTCGGTGCATTATTTCCAGCACTACACCACGGACCCCGAGGCCATGAGCGACCTCCCCAAGGAGCGCCGTGATGACCTGGTGAAGGAAATGTTCCCGACGCTGCTCACCGAGGTCAAACGACTCACCACCGACAACGGCGACACCATCAAGTTCCTGTGGCGGCTCTTCGACGGTTCCCTCGTGGAGTCCGTCCTGATGCGTTACCCCGGCCGCATCACGCTGTGCGTGTCCAGCCAGTGCGGCTGCGGCATGAACTGCCCGTTCTGCGCCACCGGCCAGGCCGGTCTGACCCGGAACATGTCCACCGCGGAAATCCTGGACCAGATTGTCCAGGCCAACCGGGTGATCAAGGAAGGCGGCCTCGGCGGCAAGCGCCGCGACGGCGGGCACGACGCCGAGCGCGTCACGAACATTGTCTTCATGGGCATGGGCGAGCCGCTGGCCAACTACAAGCGCGTGATGAATGCCGTGCACCGGATGGCCGCCGAGGTTCCCGAGGGCCTGGGCATGAGCGCCCGGAACATCACCGTTTCCACCGTGGGCCTGGTGCCGGCAATCAACAAGCTGGCCGAGGAGAACATCCCGGTGACGTTCGCTCTGAGCCTGCACGCTCCGGATGACGAACTGCGTGACGAGCTGATTCCGGTGAACAGCCGCTGGAAGGTGGACGAGGCCCTGGACGCCGCGTACAACTACTACCGCGTCACCGGCCGCCGCGTCTCGATCGAATATGCGCTGATCAAGGACATGAACGATCATCCGTGGCGCGCGGACCTGCTGGCCAAGAAGCTCAACGCCCGCGGCCGCGGCTGGGTGCACGTGAATCCGATTCCGCTGAACCCCACGCCGGGTTCCATCTGGACCTCGCCGGAACCGCACGTGACCCGCGAGTTCATCAACCACCTGATCGACGCCGGCATCCCCACCACCCTGCGCGACACCCGCGGCAAGGAGATCGACGGCGCCTGCGGGCAGCTGGCTGCTGCGGACTAG
- a CDS encoding GNAT family N-acetyltransferase, giving the protein MLADQPPHLTIREVPWSNPVGADLRAAQQAELNSRFGTSTPEPAPPTAEDVAVFLVAYEKSSGQPLGCGGLRRLNDSTAEIKRIYVLPYARGSGVATAVLTALEYRARAAGYAVITAESGSAQPDGQRFYRHGGYTVVPNFGPYAEVADSVCFAKTIGPGVRPPVPPASAPGGRLG; this is encoded by the coding sequence ATGCTTGCCGACCAGCCACCGCACCTCACCATCCGCGAAGTGCCCTGGAGCAACCCTGTGGGCGCTGACTTGCGCGCCGCCCAGCAGGCAGAACTGAACAGCCGCTTTGGAACATCCACACCCGAGCCGGCGCCGCCCACCGCCGAAGACGTGGCCGTTTTCCTCGTTGCGTATGAGAAGAGCTCCGGCCAGCCGCTTGGCTGCGGCGGGTTGCGGCGGCTGAACGACTCAACGGCTGAAATCAAACGGATCTACGTACTTCCCTACGCCCGGGGATCCGGGGTGGCCACCGCCGTGCTGACCGCCCTGGAGTACCGGGCCCGGGCCGCCGGATACGCAGTCATCACCGCCGAATCCGGGTCGGCCCAGCCCGATGGGCAGCGCTTTTACCGGCACGGCGGCTACACCGTGGTGCCCAACTTCGGCCCCTACGCCGAGGTGGCGGACTCGGTATGCTTCGCGAAGACCATCGGCCCGGGCGTCAGGCCGCCGGTCCCTCCGGCTTCGGCCCCCGGGGGCAGGCTCGGCTGA